Below is a window of Bacillota bacterium DNA.
GCGCGGGAGACGCATGCCAGCGAGGTGGGGCCCCAGGCCAGCTATTCCATAGCGAGCGAAGACCGCCCGTCCCCTGCCTACTGCACCTCCCCCAGCGCCCGCTCGAGGACGCCTGCGACGTAGTCGATCTCCTCGGCGGTGAGGTGGTTGTGGAACGGGATGGCGATGCTCGTCCGTCCCGCGAGCTCGGTGACGGGGAAGTCCCCCTCCTTGAAGCCGAACTCGGCGCGGTAGAAGGGCTGCAGGTGGATGGGGGTGAAGTACGGGCGGCACCCGATCCCCGCATCCTGGAAGCGCCGCATCACGTGGTCGCGCACGGCGGACTGGCGCTCGGGGGTAGGCTCGTCCACGCCGACCCGGATCACATACACGAACCAGCTCATCCGCGTCACCTCCGGAGCCACATGCGGCAGGCGCACCCCCGGCACCCTCGCCAGGCGCTCCGCATACATCGCCGCCACCCGCTCGCGCTTGGCGATGATCTCCTCGATGCGCGACATCTGCGCGACCCCGAGCGCGGCCGAAAGCTCGTCCATGCGGTAGTTGTAGCCGAGCCGCTCGTGGGAAAGCCACACCCCGGCCTCCCCCCGTCCCTGGTTGGACATGCTCCGGCAGAGGCGCGCTGTCCGGTCGTCGTCGGTGACGATCATCCCGCCCTCGCCCGTGGTGATCTGCTTGTTAGGATAGAACGCGAACACCGCCCCGTGCGAGAAGGCGCCGTGCCCGGCCTTAATGCCCTTGTACTCGGACCCCAGGGACTCGCAGGAGTCCTCGATCACCACAAGCCCGTGGCGGTCCGCGATCTCGCGGATGACGTCGAGCCTCGCCGGCTGACCGAAGGCGTCCACCGGGAGGATGGCCTTCGTGCGAGGAGTGATGGCGTCCTCGATGAAATTCGGGTCGATCTTCGCGGTGTCTGGCTCGATGTCAACGAACACCGCCTTCGCCCTGTTGTAAAGGATGCGGTTGCTGGATCCGATGAAGCTGAACAGCGTCAGACAAGTTCTGTCGCTTCTTTTCCTGTCGCTGCATCTGTTCCGTGGGTGATAGACCAAATGGCGGCCGTTGAAGCTTGTCGGGGTCAGTAGGCAGGGGTATCACCAAGTTGCACACCTCATGTGGTATAGCATGTTTGGGCTTACGACCCCCGTTCTTATGGGCCAGGAACGGCGGGCCGTGCATAGTCGCTCCTTTCTTGAGGCGTTTCACCTAGCCGGGAGCTGAACTGCAACGCTTGGGCTGCTTGTGACGCTGTAAGGCTACCTCAGACAACTCGTTCAATGACGTAGAGCCGACGGACTTCTTTCTGGCTCAAGAGAATCTCCATTGCTATGGTAACATCCTCCCAGAGCCATACCGAGAGCGCAAGTAGCTGGCCTGAGGATGTCACCCAGTTTCCGCCACCTGCCCCAGCCCTAGGGCTGGGGCAGGCGCTCGGGCCCCTCGCAGGCCAAGAGCGTACTGCCGGAGAGTGACATTATCACAGGCTTACGACATCGGGGCAAATTGAACGCTTGACATAAGGAGAGTCAGCTTCCTATAATATTACCAGAGATTTGGCAATCCTGCTTCAATAGCCCATTGTTGTCGAACGTTCACATTTATGGCGTCAGTGCTGAAAGTTATTAGTGAAGGGTTGCGCTATGTCAGGCCTGATAAGGGAGGGTGACGGATGAATTCCGACGGGACTGTCAACGTTCGTGTTATCTACCCCTCCGCGCGGAAACCCGCGGAGCGCGAGTTCTCTCTTCGAACGCCGGTTTGCCAGGTCAAGGCGTTCGCTCTTGGTGAATTCGGTATCACAGAGGGCGCGGATTCTCAAAACCCTGCAAACCAAGTGGTGTTCTTTCTTTTCCATGGTCGCACGAAGGTTGAGGATCTCAACCAGCCTCTTAGTGCCTTTCACAAGGGTAATCAGCAAGAGATGGTCTTCCGGTTGATAAGAGAGGTCATTGTAGGGTAGGTAGCGACCATGGTTGTTGATCCAGCTCAGTCTCTGCTCTGCCTCCGCGCTGACTTAGAGGCGATTCAGGACGAAATAAAGTACTTTGGGTGGAGGATCCAACCCTGGCCAGTGGACGATCTCACCGTTTTCGTCACGATGACCTCGGCTGTTGATTTGCGCGCATGGACTCTTCGGCTCGTATGTCAGAACTACCCCGATGAGCCGCCGTCGATCAAGTGCGTGAATCCGCAGACGAAGGACCCTAGTGATTCCTGCGCATGGCCTCAATGTGAGGGGTTCCGCCCCACATCGGACTTGTGCATGAACATTAGCCGTGAAGGACTCATGCAGTTGCACCCAGGCTGGCAACAGAGTGGCTATCGGTGGATCACGGATGGTAACCCGATCCACTGTGTTCTTCTATCCATCCAGTTCCGGCTCGACGATCCGTCCAAGTATAAGCCGAAAGGGTAGTGTAAATGGACATTCATGGCTACTTTCCTCTCATCAACAGTTACGACCTGCCTTTCAACCTACTTCCTGAGACGGTCCGAGTCTTGCGGGATGAGGGAGCAGGAAAAACTGAAAGCCTCGTTTTCTGGGCAGGACGCGTTTTGCGTGACCGAGCAGAGCTATCCACAATCATTGTGCCGAAGGGATCAGGGGTCCAAAAACACCCTCAGTACGTACGGATCAGCGATGCAGCGATGCTTCGGGTTGCGGAGCTTCTCAACCCGCCTGACCGAGTGCTGTTGGCTCAGGTCCACACCCACAGAAGAGCAGCGTTCCACTCGCCGACGGACGACTCTTATGGTTTCAGATCCCCTGGTTTCATTTCCATCGTAATCGGAAACTATGCAGCGGATGCGGTCCCCGCTATAGATACATGGGCGGCATGGGAGTGCACGGACGGCGTTCGGTTCCGTGAACTGCTGCCCGCGGAACTTAGTGCGAGGTTTCGCGTGCGGCAGGATCTTCCGCTGCGTATCCTGGAGGCCACGTGATGCTTGAAAAGGGCCTGGGTCGGCACGACCGACACCTTCGTCTTGCGCAGGGCGTTACGGGAGAAGATCTAGAGGAGCTTGGCAGGAAGTTTCTATCGCAGCGTGTGCTGGTAACCGGAGATGAAGCATTTCTTGACACCAGAGAGGGCCGACTCACCGTAGTTACAGCCCTCAACCTTATCGTACGCTTTTGCCCTAAGATCGATATAGATCTTGGTAATCATCGCCGCCTAGTTACTGACTCCCTCGGGGTTCTTAATCGTGTCGACCAGAGTCCCAATGCATGCTTCAACGAAGTGAGAGGAGCACCCTGGGAGGAGTATGACGCTGTTCTGTACGCCGGGCGGCTGCCAGAATGCGGTCCGAACGTAACTAGCGTAGTCGGTAGTGGCTGGCTTGCAGGTGTCTCGTGCTATGGACCAACACCTGATCTGCCTGGAGGCCCTTATAATCCGTTTGGCCCGCTTATCGCGGCGACCTTCGGTGCTGCCGAGGTCTTCAAGCGGCTTATACGGGCACGGCCGGGTGCGGTGTCTTTCTTTTCACCGACCGTCTTTTCCGCCTATTCATATAGAGTGTATGGTTGCTGCGAACCTACAGAGCTAGAACCGACCTTACCAGCGGAAACGTGCCTTCCCGAGGTGTTCCTAGCAGGGGCCGGAGCCGTGGGCAATGCGTTCGCATATGCACTCAGGAACGTTCCCGGAGTAACGGGCCCATGCGCCGTAGTAGATCGCGAGGATTTGGACGACGAGACTAACCTGAACCGGTATCTTTTGGCTTTCCATGAGGACGCCTACGGCGAGGAGCCGGTCCGCAAGGTCGATCTCGTAGCTCGAGCCTTCGAGAACACTGGTATTAAGTGTCGCCTGTACAAGATCGAGATCGACGAGTACCTCAAGCGCATCTTTGATAAGGCTGAGCCACATCCTGACGTAGTAATCAGCGCTGTAGATAACAACGATGTTCGTCCGTCGCTCCAGAAGCTTTGGCCTGATCTATTGGTCGAAGGAGCGACAAGTGACAGTGTGTTCCAGGTGTCCAGGCATGCCTATGTGGATGAACTGGCGTGCCTCATGTGCATTCATAGTATTCACCACGCGGCACAGAGCCACGAGCCTTACGAAACCCAAGCTGCAAAGAGATCGGGTCTTTCTGATAAAGAGGTTCGGGATGCACTCCACGACGAGAAGTTGGTGGTTACCCCAGCGGACGTAGATGCCGCGCCTGAAGATAAGCGGGCGTTCCTCAAGGAGCGAGTAGGCAGGCCCATATGCTCCGTCCTCACGGAAATCGAAACGCTTTCTAAAACCCCTATGGAAATGCCGCCTGCGGCTACCGTTTCTTTTGTGTCGATGGCTGCGGGAGCACTCGCAGCGGCAGAGGTTGTCAAATGGGCATCTGGAATTGGCTCGCGGCTAGAAACCCTTTTCCAAATGGACATGTTCTGTCCCATAGAAAACGCCGTACTTCAGGGAGTGGAGAAGTCTCAACGTTGCCAATGCTACACCCGGCGCCGTCAGATCGACCAGTACAGGGCCTCTGCGTTCTCTAGAAGATGAGGCAGTGAGAAGTTCCTCAAGAGAAGCTAGAATACGGAGGAACGCACCGCCCGCATAGAATGGTCACCACAAACCTGAGATGGAGAGGACAGACACAAATTCGTGTGGGTGTCGTGGCTGGCTTGATGTCACTCTGTGTTTCATTACTGTGAACCACCCCTATAGGTTCACCAAGGGCATCTCGGTGTCTGTATGGGAGCGATGACGCAGCTCATATGCCTTGATTATCTTCGCTCTAAGCACAACCAGAGCGGTCCCGCAAATCCCGATAACCGCAACCAAGCTGCGAGGCCACACGCAGGCTGCAGCGGCAGCGGCGGCCAGTGCGATGTTGATACCGAGCACCGCCACTGTAACCTGCTTGTGAGTATGACCAGCCTGCACCGCTAGTTGGTATGCATGTGTCCGGTGAGCTTCGGTCCACCGTTCCCTGCGCCAAATCCGCCGCAACAGGGTAGCTGTGGCGTCCACCACAAAGACCCCCAGCAGCAACACCCACACCAGAAGGGGTAAGGCGCCAGAGTTCTCGGATGCGACGGCAAGTACGCCGAATGTGAAGCCCAGAAAGCCGCTTCCCACGTCGCCCATGAATATCCTGGCCGGGGGCCAATTCCAGACCAGAAATCCTGCCGACGCGGGAACGAGAAGCGTGCTAACCAGAGCTATGCTGGCCGCACCAGGAGCCGTCCTAGTCATCCCGGGGTTTGGCAAGAGTCCGACTCTCATTCCTCCG
It encodes the following:
- a CDS encoding DegT/DnrJ/EryC1/StrS family aminotransferase codes for the protein MVYHPRNRCSDRKRSDRTCLTLFSFIGSSNRILYNRAKAVFVDIEPDTAKIDPNFIEDAITPRTKAILPVDAFGQPARLDVIREIADRHGLVVIEDSCESLGSEYKGIKAGHGAFSHGAVFAFYPNKQITTGEGGMIVTDDDRTARLCRSMSNQGRGEAGVWLSHERLGYNYRMDELSAALGVAQMSRIEEIIAKRERVAAMYAERLARVPGVRLPHVAPEVTRMSWFVYVIRVGVDEPTPERQSAVRDHVMRRFQDAGIGCRPYFTPIHLQPFYRAEFGFKEGDFPVTELAGRTSIAIPFHNHLTAEEIDYVAGVLERALGEVQ
- a CDS encoding glycosyltransferase family 4 protein; this translates as MTAEIMQITALVFLAAYGLTGVVRRYALRRGILDVPNARSSHVVATPRGGGLAIVVVFLGTVILLALRSIINGEVAAAICGGGLLVAGVGWLDDRRGLPATLRAGAHVIAASWALYWLGGLPSLNLGVTRLSLGSVGFVLGVVGIVWFVNLYNFMDGIDGLAGTEAITVAGTAALLIGGMRVGLLPNPGMTRTAPGAASIALVSTLLVPASAGFLVWNWPPARIFMGDVGSGFLGFTFGVLAVASENSGALPLLVWVLLLGVFVVDATATLLRRIWRRERWTEAHRTHAYQLAVQAGHTHKQVTVAVLGINIALAAAAAAACVWPRSLVAVIGICGTALVVLRAKIIKAYELRHRSHTDTEMPLVNL